The Sphingomonas carotinifaciens genomic sequence CCGGCGGCCATTGTCATTGACGCGCCCGCTCTTTCCCTCGGCCGCGGCTGCGTCTAGCAAGGTGCCCATGCGCAAACACATCCTGATCGTGCTCGGCCTGTTGCTCCTTGTCGGGGCCGGCATCGTCACCTGGCTCGCCTGGCCGGACACCGCCCAACTGCCGGTCGATCAGGTCGTCGGCCGTCAACCGACCATCACCGCACCGCGCCAGCAGACCATTCCCACGGTCAAGGTCGCCAAGGCAGTCGGCTGGCAGGCGGGTGCCAAGCCCAGCGTCGCGCCCGGCCTGCGGATCGAGGAATTTGCCGGCGGGCTCGATCATCCCCGCTGGCTCTACCGCCTGCCCAATGGCGACGTGCTGGTGGCCGAGACGAATTCGCCGCCGCGCGAGGGCGGCGGCGTCGTGCAAAAGGTGATGAACGTCCTGCTCGGCCGCGCCGGTGCCGGCGTTCCCTCCGCCAACCGCATCACCCTGCTGCGCGACGCCAATGGCGACGGCCGCGTCGATACCCGCACCGCCTTCATGACCGGGCTCAACTCGCCCTTCGGCATGACGCTGTTCGAGGGGCAGCTATATGTCGCCAACACCGATGCCCTGGTCCGCGTACCCTATACCGAGGGCGCGACCCGCATCACCGCCAAGCCCGAACTGGTCATCAAGCTGAACCCCGGCGGCAATCACTGGGCGCGCAACGTCATCCCCTCGGGTGACGGCCGCACCCTGTTCGTCAGCGTCGGCTCGGCCAGCAATATCGCGGAAGGCGGCATGGAGGCGGAGAAGTACCGCGCCAACATCCTCCAGATCTGGCCCGCCGACAAGAACTGGCGGATCTATGCCGCGGGCCTGCGCAACCCGAACGGCATGGCGCTCAACCCCACCAATGGCCGGCTCTGGACCGTGGTCAACGAGCGCGACATGCTCGGGTCCGATCTCGCCCCCGATTACCTGACCCAGGTCGAGTTTGGCGACCATTTCGGCTGGCCCTGGTATTATTGGGGCGGCTATCCCGACACCCGCGTCGAGCCCGCCTATCCGCAGCTTCAGCAATATTCGAAGCGTCCCGATTACGCGCTCGGCCCCCATGTCGCGGCCCTCGGCCTCACCTTCGCAAACGAAGCGAAACTGGGCAGCCGCTTCGGCAACGGCGTGTTCATCGGCGAACATGGCTCGTGGAACCGCAAGCCGGTGTCGGGCTACAAGGTGGTCTATATCCCCTTCGGCGCCAACGGCTTCCCGGTGGCGGGCGCCAAGCCGTTCGATGTGGTCGGCGGCTTCCTGAACGCCGATGGCGATGCACAGGGCCGCCCGGTCGGCGTCATCATCGACAAGACCGGCGCCCTGCTGGTCGCCGACGATGTCGGCAACAAGATCTGGCGCGTCACCGCCCGGTAAATCCAAACCCTCTCCCCTCCGGGGAGCATCAGGTGAACAGCGCCCCGCGCTGTTTAGTCCATGCCGGGGGCATGGACGACCTGATGCTGGAGGGGCCCGCTGCCAAAGCAGCGGGAGGGTTAGGGGCAGCCCAGCAGCGCAACGCCGCGCGAGCCCCACCCGCCCCCTACTTCAGCAGCTTGGGCCCCTCCCGCTGGATTGCCTCCTGGATCTTCCCCGCAAACAGCGCCAGGAAGCCGGGCAGGTTCACCACCGCATGCACCTTGTCCTCGAACACCGTCGCCTCCGCCTCGATCGCCTGGCCCATCGCCTGCACGGTGAACAGCATCCTGTCCCCCTCCCAGCGATGCACGACCTGCGCCCCGCCGGGGATCAGCCGCCCGATCTTGCCGACCCCGCCATCCAGTCGCGCCCGCACGCCCGCCTTGCCCAACTTGTGCGGGATATCCATCGTGATCGGTGCGCTCATGCCTTGGTCTCCTTGGTAGCGGGATAATGGACGTGAAAAGCGGGCCGGAACGGGCACGGCGTCATCGCCGCCAAGCTAGGTACGGCCCACCCGCTTGGCGAGTCCCCCATCTACCCGATTGCCCCTGCCCCGCCCGCGCCATATCGCAGACCGCGTGACCCGTTCTCCCGCCCTGCTCGCCCTCATCCTCGGTGCCGTTGCCGCCTGCGGCTTCGCGCCCCTTCATCTCTGGCCGCTCACCCTTGTGGCGCTGGCGGGCTGGATGCTGCTCATCCACCGTGCGCCGACGCTGCGCACCGCGCTGTGGCAGGGCTGGCTGTTCGGGCTCGGCCATTTCACCATCAACAACAACTGGTTTCAGCACGCCTTCGATTTTCAGGACAAGATGCCGCCCGTGCTGGGGTATTTTGCGTCCGTCGCCCTTGCCCTCTATCTCGGCATCTTCCCCATGGCTGCCGCCGGCATCGCCTGGCGCGCCCGCCGAACGGACACCGGGCCGGACGCTCCCTTCGTCCTCGTCTTCGCCGCCGCCTGGATCGCCACCGAATATCTCCGCGCCACCCTCCTCACCGGCTATGCCTGGGACCCGCTGGCGGTCCTCTGGCTGCCCGTGATCGGCGTCGCCCGGATCAGCGCGCTGGTCGGCACCTATGCCTTGTCCGGGCTGACGATCGTCGCCGCCGGCGCGCTGCTGCTCGCCGTCCGGCGCCGCTGGACGCTTCCCGCGATCGCCGCCGCCACCTTCGCGCTCGCCGCCGCCTCCGCCCCCTTCACCCACGCGCCGCCCCCCGCCCCCGGCACCCCCCGCATCCGCGTCGTCCAACCCAATATTGGCAACGACCTGCGCACCGCCGATGCCGGCGATTACACCCTCGACGCGCTCATCGCCGGGTCGGGCCGCCCCGGCACGGTACCCCGCCTGATCGTCTGGCCGGAAGGGCTGCTCCAGCAGTTGCTGGAAAACGGCTATCCCGCCTATGTCTACGATCGCCGCTGGCCGGTCGACACCCGCCGCCGCATCGCCAACATCCTGGGCCCGCGCGACATGGTGATGACCAACGCCACCACGCTGACCTTCGATGCGCGCGGCGATATCGACGGTGCCGGCAACTCGGTGCTCGCCATCACGCCGGAGGCACGGATCGCCGGCCGGTACGACAAGGCGCATCTCGTGCCCTTTGGCGAATATCTGCCCTGGTCCTCGCTGCTGACCCCGCTTGGCCTCGCGCGCCTCGTCCCCGGCGATATCGACTTCGTACCCGGTCGCGGCCCGGCATCGCTCAACTGGCCCGCTTACGGCGCCATCGGCATCCAGGTCTGTTACGAGATCATCTTCTCCGGCGAGGTCGTCGACCGCGCCCATCGCCCGCGCCTGATCTTCAACCCCTCCAATGACGCCTGGTACGGCCGCTGGGGCCCGCCCCAGTTCCTGGCGCAGGCGCAGTTGCGCGCCATCGAGGAGGGATTGCCCGTGGTCCGCGCCACCCCGACCGGCATCTCGGCGATCATCGCCGCAGACGGCCGCGTCGTCGCCCGCATTCCCCATGAGAAGGCAGGCGCGGTAGAGGCGCCGATCCCCCCCGCCCTGCCGCCGACACTCTTTGCCCGGCTGGGCAACCTCCTGGCCGCGCTGGTCGCCATCGCGCTGTTCGCCATCGCCGTTGCCATCCGCCGCCGCGGTCGTTAGACGCACATATAAAGCTATCTTTATATCCTTATGAGGACGGGTATGCGCAGTTCCTACATCTTCACCTCCGAATCCGTATCCGAAGGCCATCCCGACAAGGTCGCCGACCAGATTTCCGACGCGATCGTCGACCTGTTCCTCTCCAAGGATCCCGAGGCACGCATCGCGTGCGAGACGCTGACGACCACCAACAAGGTCGTGCTGGCCGGCGAGATCCGCTGCAAGGGCGTGTTCGAGAACGGCGCCTGGGTCGATGGCGCGCTCGACGAGATCGAGCGTACCGTGCGCGAGACGGTCAAGCGCATCGGTTATGAGCAGGACGGCTTCCACTGGGAAAGCTTCGACTTCTCGAACAACCTCCATGCCCAGTCGGCGCATATCGCGATGGGCGTGGACGAGAGCGGCAACAAGGACGAGGGCGCCGGCGACCAGGGCATCATGTTCGGCTACGCCACCGACGAGACGCCCGGTCTGATGCCCGCCACCCTGTATTACAGCCACAAGATCCTGGAAAAGATGGCCGCCGACCGTCACTCCGGCGCTGCTCCCTTCCTGGAGCCGGACGCCAAGAGCCAGGTGACGCTGCAATATGAACAGGGCGTGCCCGTCCGCGCTACCGCCCTGGTCGTCTCGACGCAGCATTCCGCCGACCTGTCGAACCCCGAAGGTCAGGCCAAGCTGCGCGACTACGTCAAGGGCGTCTTTGCCGAGGTCCTGCCCGAGGGCTGGCTGCCGGACGACAAGGCGATCTACGTCAACCCGACCGGCCTGTTCGAAATCGGCGGCCCCGATGGCGACGCGGGCCTGACCGGACGCAAGATCATCGTCGACACCTATGGCGGTGCCGCCCCGCACGGCGGCGGTGCGTTCTCGGGCAAGGACCCGACCAAGGTCGACCGTTCGGCCGCCTATGTCGCGCGCTATCTCGCCAAGAACGTCGTCGCGGCCGGTCTCGCCAAGCGCTGCACCATCCAGCTCTCCTATGCGATCGGCATCGCCGAGCCGCTGTCGGTCTATGTCGACCTGCACGGCACCGGCAATATCGAGGAATCGAAGCTGGAGCATGCGCTGCCCAAGCTCGTTCGCCTGACCCCCAAGGGTATTCGCGAGCATCTGAAGCTGAACGCGCCGATCTATTCGAAGACCGCCGCCTATGGCCATTTCGGCCGCGATGCGGAGGGTGCGCTGTTCACCTGGGAAAAGACCGATCTGGTCGATGCGCTGAAGGCCGAACTGGCCGACTGATCCACGGTCCCCGACCGCTGAACCAAAGGGCTCCGACCGCCAGCCGGTCGGGGCCCTTTTGCTATCCGGTCATTTGGCCCGGTCATTTGGCGATGCGCCGCCAGATCCTCGGCGCCCACCGGTCGACGATCAGCCGCGCTGCCCGTTCCGACACCCAGCCGATCGCGCCGCCGACCACGACATCGCTGACATAATGCGTACCCCGCGGCGGTTGCAGGGCGGCGACGACCCCGGCGGCACCCTGCGTCGCCAGCCCCGCCAGCGGCGCGTCGCGGGCAACCGCGTTGGCCACGGCGACGGCGCCCGCCGTATGCCCCGACGGAAAGGAGTTGAGCGGCGGCGTATCCTTCTTGCCCGGCTCGAAGACCGGCTTGCCAATCTTTTCCGCATGGTTCGGCCGCGCCCGGACCACGCTGCGCTTCACTGCGCTCTTGATGCCCGTCGCGATCAGATGCGCGGTCAGCATGCGCGCGCCCGTCCGCGCCAGCATCGACCGCCGCAGCACGACGCCGGCCACCAGGGTCACGGCGGAGATCGCGATCAACGGCGGCTGATCCGCAATCTCGCTGGCGCCCCCCGCCACCCGCACCAACAGGGTATCGCGGTTTTGCGCCACATCGTGCGTCGCCTCGGTATCCGCCTTCAGCAGCGCCTTGCCCGCCTTCTTGGCATCCTTCTTCTTGCCCATCGCCGTCCTTCCCGGTGCTGATCGCCGCCCGTCACTGTCCGATCGGCGATGCAACCGCCGGTGCGGCCACTTTGCTCCGGCGCATCATCGGATTAAGGGCGGCGGCCATGAACGATCCCGTTGCCATCCGCCGCCTGTATGGCCGCCGCCAAGGCCACAAGCTTCGCCAGGGCCAGGCCGCCCTGGTCGAGGAAACCCTGCCCACCTTCAGCGTGCCCGAAACCGGCCCCATCGACGCGCAAACGCTGTTCGGCGACGATCGCCCGCTGCAACTGGAGATCGGTTTCGGGGCAGGCGAGCATCTCGCTGGACAGGCCGAGGCGGCGCCCGCCGCCGGCTTCATCGGCTGCGAACCCTTCCTGAACGGCGTCGTCGGCGCCCTCGGCCATATTCGCGACCGCGATCTCGCCAATGTCCGGCTGCACATGGGCGACGCGCTGGAGGTGGTCGAGCGCCTGCCCGATGCCAGCCTGGAGCGTGTTTACCTCCTCCACCCCGATCCCTGGCGCAAGGCGCGCCACGCCAAGCGGCGGATGATGAACCACGGCCCGCTCGACGCGATCGCCGCCAAGCTTAAACCCGGCGGCGAGTTCCGCCTCGGCACCGACGATCCCACCTATTGCCGCTGGTCGATGATGGTGATGAACGCGCGCACCGACTTCGTCTGGCAGGCGCAGACCCCGCGCGACTTCCTTGAGCGGCCCGCCGACTGGCCGGAAACCCGCTACGAGCGCAAGGCCCGCCGCCAGGGTCACGAGGTCTGGTATTTCCGGTATATCCGCCGCTGATCCAGCGGTCCGGGAGGGGGCACCGCGACACGCGCGGTGATCGCCCCTCCCGAATATTCCCCTACTGCACCGTCGAGTCGGCGATGGCCGGCTCGGCCATTCTGGCGGCTCGACGCTCCGCATCGCGGCGCGTGTCCGAACGTGTATCGGCCTGCCGCAACTGCTGTTTTTCGGCCTGCTTTTCCTCCAGCATCCCGAGCGAGATCGCGCCGCCCAAAGCGGTCAGGCCGCAAATGCCGGTAATGATGTTGATGCCGCGCAGGCCCTTCTTGCCTCGATCCGTCATGCGTCGCCTCCCATTGTCCGATCCGGCCGCATGGTAACCACGCGAAAAAACCCGTTGGTGCACCTAACCATCTAACATCGATCAATATCCCCTGATCGGCCCGGTAAACTGCACGGCTATCGTCCCGGTCACCGCCACTGGCCGCCCACACCGTTGCAAAAGCCCACCCGCGCCCCATCTCTTGTGCAGTGCAGCAAGGTCGCATAGGCCATCCCTGTGCCATGGCTCTTGATGAGGACGCGGCCGATGCGAAAGATTTCCGATACGGTTGGCCGGCTCGCCGCACTGCGCGGCGCCGGTGCGATGAACACGGGGCTGGCGCCCGACAGCAGCCGCCTGACGAGGCTGGATGCGTTCGGCTCCAACCCCGGCGCGCTGCACGGCTATGTCCACATTCCCGCCGCGCTCGCCCCCGATGCCCCGCTCGTCGTCGTCCTGCACGGCTGCACCCAGACCGCCGCGGGCTATGATCTGGGTGCCGGCTGGTCGGACATGGCCGACCGCTACGGTTTCGCGGTGCTGTTTCC encodes the following:
- a CDS encoding PQQ-dependent sugar dehydrogenase — protein: MRKHILIVLGLLLLVGAGIVTWLAWPDTAQLPVDQVVGRQPTITAPRQQTIPTVKVAKAVGWQAGAKPSVAPGLRIEEFAGGLDHPRWLYRLPNGDVLVAETNSPPREGGGVVQKVMNVLLGRAGAGVPSANRITLLRDANGDGRVDTRTAFMTGLNSPFGMTLFEGQLYVANTDALVRVPYTEGATRITAKPELVIKLNPGGNHWARNVIPSGDGRTLFVSVGSASNIAEGGMEAEKYRANILQIWPADKNWRIYAAGLRNPNGMALNPTNGRLWTVVNERDMLGSDLAPDYLTQVEFGDHFGWPWYYWGGYPDTRVEPAYPQLQQYSKRPDYALGPHVAALGLTFANEAKLGSRFGNGVFIGEHGSWNRKPVSGYKVVYIPFGANGFPVAGAKPFDVVGGFLNADGDAQGRPVGVIIDKTGALLVADDVGNKIWRVTAR
- a CDS encoding polyhydroxyalkanoic acid system family protein, whose protein sequence is MSAPITMDIPHKLGKAGVRARLDGGVGKIGRLIPGGAQVVHRWEGDRMLFTVQAMGQAIEAEATVFEDKVHAVVNLPGFLALFAGKIQEAIQREGPKLLK
- the lnt gene encoding apolipoprotein N-acyltransferase, whose protein sequence is MTRSPALLALILGAVAACGFAPLHLWPLTLVALAGWMLLIHRAPTLRTALWQGWLFGLGHFTINNNWFQHAFDFQDKMPPVLGYFASVALALYLGIFPMAAAGIAWRARRTDTGPDAPFVLVFAAAWIATEYLRATLLTGYAWDPLAVLWLPVIGVARISALVGTYALSGLTIVAAGALLLAVRRRWTLPAIAAATFALAAASAPFTHAPPPAPGTPRIRVVQPNIGNDLRTADAGDYTLDALIAGSGRPGTVPRLIVWPEGLLQQLLENGYPAYVYDRRWPVDTRRRIANILGPRDMVMTNATTLTFDARGDIDGAGNSVLAITPEARIAGRYDKAHLVPFGEYLPWSSLLTPLGLARLVPGDIDFVPGRGPASLNWPAYGAIGIQVCYEIIFSGEVVDRAHRPRLIFNPSNDAWYGRWGPPQFLAQAQLRAIEEGLPVVRATPTGISAIIAADGRVVARIPHEKAGAVEAPIPPALPPTLFARLGNLLAALVAIALFAIAVAIRRRGR
- the metK gene encoding methionine adenosyltransferase yields the protein MRSSYIFTSESVSEGHPDKVADQISDAIVDLFLSKDPEARIACETLTTTNKVVLAGEIRCKGVFENGAWVDGALDEIERTVRETVKRIGYEQDGFHWESFDFSNNLHAQSAHIAMGVDESGNKDEGAGDQGIMFGYATDETPGLMPATLYYSHKILEKMAADRHSGAAPFLEPDAKSQVTLQYEQGVPVRATALVVSTQHSADLSNPEGQAKLRDYVKGVFAEVLPEGWLPDDKAIYVNPTGLFEIGGPDGDAGLTGRKIIVDTYGGAAPHGGGAFSGKDPTKVDRSAAYVARYLAKNVVAAGLAKRCTIQLSYAIGIAEPLSVYVDLHGTGNIEESKLEHALPKLVRLTPKGIREHLKLNAPIYSKTAAYGHFGRDAEGALFTWEKTDLVDALKAELAD
- a CDS encoding phosphatase PAP2 family protein; its protein translation is MGKKKDAKKAGKALLKADTEATHDVAQNRDTLLVRVAGGASEIADQPPLIAISAVTLVAGVVLRRSMLARTGARMLTAHLIATGIKSAVKRSVVRARPNHAEKIGKPVFEPGKKDTPPLNSFPSGHTAGAVAVANAVARDAPLAGLATQGAAGVVAALQPPRGTHYVSDVVVGGAIGWVSERAARLIVDRWAPRIWRRIAK
- the trmB gene encoding tRNA (guanosine(46)-N7)-methyltransferase TrmB, with product MNDPVAIRRLYGRRQGHKLRQGQAALVEETLPTFSVPETGPIDAQTLFGDDRPLQLEIGFGAGEHLAGQAEAAPAAGFIGCEPFLNGVVGALGHIRDRDLANVRLHMGDALEVVERLPDASLERVYLLHPDPWRKARHAKRRMMNHGPLDAIAAKLKPGGEFRLGTDDPTYCRWSMMVMNARTDFVWQAQTPRDFLERPADWPETRYERKARRQGHEVWYFRYIRR